The proteins below are encoded in one region of Ostrea edulis chromosome 3, xbOstEdul1.1, whole genome shotgun sequence:
- the LOC125677036 gene encoding multiple epidermal growth factor-like domains protein 6 isoform X2, protein MFIKMAVHIVIVFWSLSILHPRVSAMVCSGENGPTCCYGYVGYVWNETIHNCTSCMPGFFGPQCASSCRYPHYGFRCTLICNCSEEDCHPQHGCRRSYGDCDPGLYGPYCESTCPFPGFGKECQVTCECKESECNPTTGCILDSSSPASLLTRTDAYPLNTANENLNELAAMGNFCSGEVNVPTDKDIDRN, encoded by the exons ATGTTTATCAAGATGGCTGTGCACATCGTCATTGTGTTTTGGTCACTGTCTATTTTACACCCGCGTGTCTCTGCTATGGTATGCTCAGG AGAAAATGGACCTACATGTTGTTATGGTTATGTTGGATATGTTTGGAACGAAACAATTCACAACTGCACAA GTTGTATGCCTGGGTTTTTTGGACCGCAATGCGCATCCTCTTGTCGTTATCCGCATTATGGCTTTCGATGTACCTTAATCTGCAATTGTAGTGAAGAGGATTGTCATCCTCAACATGGCTGCAGAAGAAGTTATGGGG ATTGTGATCCGGGACTCTATGGTCCATATTGTGAATCAACATGTCCATTTCCAGGATTTGGAAAGGAGTGTCAAGTGACATGTGAATGTAAAGAGTCGGAATGTAACCCTACTACGGGATGTATATTAG ATTCATCATCACCTGCAAGTCTGTTAACGAGAACTGACGCTTATCCGTTGAATACAGCAAATGAAAATTTGA ATGAACTAGCTGCGATGGGTAACTTTTGCAGTGGAGAGGTGAATGTCCCCACTGATAAGG ATATAGACCGAAATTAA
- the LOC125677036 gene encoding multiple epidermal growth factor-like domains protein 6 isoform X1: MFIKMAVHIVIVFWSLSILHPRVSAMVCSGENGPTCCYGYVGYVWNETIHNCTSCMPGFFGPQCASSCRYPHYGFRCTLICNCSEEDCHPQHGCRRSYGDCDPGLYGPYCESTCPFPGFGKECQVTCECKESECNPTTGCILDSSSPASLLTRTDAYPLNTANENLNELAAMGNFCSGEVNVPTDKGNTATFQYAILGLGIVCCVFLIFYRGLHIVFHRYRPKLRNEQVHERQIGV; encoded by the exons ATGTTTATCAAGATGGCTGTGCACATCGTCATTGTGTTTTGGTCACTGTCTATTTTACACCCGCGTGTCTCTGCTATGGTATGCTCAGG AGAAAATGGACCTACATGTTGTTATGGTTATGTTGGATATGTTTGGAACGAAACAATTCACAACTGCACAA GTTGTATGCCTGGGTTTTTTGGACCGCAATGCGCATCCTCTTGTCGTTATCCGCATTATGGCTTTCGATGTACCTTAATCTGCAATTGTAGTGAAGAGGATTGTCATCCTCAACATGGCTGCAGAAGAAGTTATGGGG ATTGTGATCCGGGACTCTATGGTCCATATTGTGAATCAACATGTCCATTTCCAGGATTTGGAAAGGAGTGTCAAGTGACATGTGAATGTAAAGAGTCGGAATGTAACCCTACTACGGGATGTATATTAG ATTCATCATCACCTGCAAGTCTGTTAACGAGAACTGACGCTTATCCGTTGAATACAGCAAATGAAAATTTGA ATGAACTAGCTGCGATGGGTAACTTTTGCAGTGGAGAGGTGAATGTCCCCACTGATAAGGGTAACACAGCAACTTTTCAGTATGCCATTCTTGGACTTGGAATAGTCTGTTGTGTATTTCTGATCTTCTACAGAGGACTGCACATTGTTTTCCACAGATATAGACCGAAATTAAGGAATGAACAAGTACATGAAAGACAAATTGGTGTCTAA